The following coding sequences lie in one Mycobacterium sp. DL440 genomic window:
- a CDS encoding helix-turn-helix transcriptional regulator, with protein sequence MTGPSAVDARSPVGPVAALPQLLAALQDPIRLEMVRRLHDVGEPVKCAALYEGINKSTATHHFNILRDAGLIERVVGEGHIYQRLRAHDVDAAMPGLLDAIMEQANRESGRH encoded by the coding sequence ATGACAGGGCCTTCGGCAGTCGATGCGCGCAGTCCGGTCGGCCCGGTTGCGGCGCTGCCTCAGTTGCTGGCCGCCCTGCAGGACCCGATCCGCCTGGAGATGGTGCGTCGTCTACACGACGTCGGTGAGCCGGTGAAATGCGCGGCCCTCTATGAGGGCATCAACAAGTCGACCGCCACCCACCACTTCAACATCCTGCGCGATGCCGGCCTCATCGAGCGGGTGGTCGGCGAGGGGCACATCTATCAACGGCTGCGCGCACATGACGTGGACGCCGCGATGCCGGGGCTGCTGGATGCGATCATGGAGCAGGCGAATCGGGAATCTGGTCGCCACTGA
- a CDS encoding ABC transporter permease: MTAPPDSVADGVEPQRGIDAIENWATGYARRHPLASLATVGDQFVLGVRTIQILFLDLLTGRFQWQEFVRQGAFMAGTAVLPTVLVALPIGVTLSIQFALLAGQVGATSLAGAASGLAVIRQAASLVAAVLMAAAVGSAITADLGSRTMREETDAMEVMGVSVIQRLVVPRFVAAIMIGVALTGVVCFVGFLASFLFNVYFQNGAPGSFVATFASFATTGDMVVALVKAVIFGAIVAVVSCQKGLSTKGGPTGVANSVNAAVVESILLLMVVNVAISQLYIMLFPRVGL; the protein is encoded by the coding sequence ATGACGGCGCCGCCTGACAGCGTGGCCGATGGGGTCGAGCCGCAACGGGGAATCGACGCCATCGAGAACTGGGCCACCGGTTATGCCCGGCGTCATCCGCTGGCGTCGCTCGCCACGGTCGGGGACCAGTTCGTGCTCGGTGTACGCACCATCCAGATCCTGTTCCTGGACCTTCTGACGGGCCGCTTTCAATGGCAGGAGTTCGTCCGACAGGGCGCCTTCATGGCCGGCACGGCCGTGCTCCCCACCGTGCTGGTGGCCCTGCCGATCGGCGTCACCCTCTCGATTCAGTTCGCCCTGCTGGCCGGGCAGGTCGGTGCGACGTCACTGGCCGGTGCGGCCAGTGGCCTGGCCGTGATTCGGCAGGCCGCGTCGCTGGTCGCGGCCGTTCTCATGGCCGCCGCGGTCGGGTCGGCGATCACCGCCGACCTGGGTTCGCGCACCATGCGCGAGGAAACCGATGCCATGGAGGTCATGGGTGTCTCGGTGATTCAGCGGCTGGTCGTGCCGCGCTTCGTCGCCGCGATCATGATCGGCGTCGCGCTCACCGGGGTGGTGTGCTTCGTCGGCTTCCTGGCCAGCTTCCTGTTCAACGTCTACTTCCAGAACGGTGCCCCCGGCAGCTTCGTGGCCACCTTCGCCTCGTTCGCCACCACCGGCGACATGGTCGTGGCGCTGGTGAAGGCGGTGATCTTCGGCGCGATCGTGGCCGTCGTGTCGTGCCAGAAGGGGCTGTCCACCAAAGGCGGCCCGACCGGCGTCGCGAACTCCGTGAACGCGGCGGTGGTGGAATCGATTCTGTTGCTGATGGTGGTCAACGTGGCTATCAGCCAGCTCTACATCATGTTGTTCCCCCGGGTCGGGCTGTGA
- a CDS encoding ABC transporter permease encodes MTASTFVPPLLAPWVRLYKRASAPVMRLGHMMVFFVRALTAVPIVLRHYRGEFVRLLSDIAWGNGSLVVGGGTVGVAVVLGITMGALVGIEGYNFLDLLGLGPATGIISSLVNTRELAPIAASLAFATQAGCRFTAQLGSMRIAEEIDALDAIAIRPIPYLVTTRLMSAVVAVIPLYALCLAVSYLTTQVVVFLISGGSTGSYMHYFTLMLSGQDILYSVLKAVIFVWIASTVQCYYGFYASGGPVGVGVAAGHAMRASITVVVIVNMLLTMALWTVDSGARFGG; translated from the coding sequence ATGACGGCCTCGACATTCGTCCCACCATTGCTCGCACCGTGGGTGCGGCTGTACAAGCGGGCGTCGGCGCCGGTGATGCGGCTGGGGCACATGATGGTGTTCTTCGTCCGGGCACTGACAGCGGTACCGATCGTGCTGCGGCACTACCGGGGGGAGTTCGTCCGGCTGCTCTCCGACATCGCCTGGGGCAATGGCTCACTCGTGGTCGGTGGCGGCACCGTCGGCGTGGCGGTGGTGCTGGGCATCACCATGGGCGCGCTCGTCGGCATCGAGGGATACAACTTCCTCGATCTCCTCGGGCTCGGGCCGGCCACCGGCATCATCTCGTCGTTGGTGAACACCCGTGAGCTGGCGCCGATCGCCGCCTCGCTGGCCTTCGCAACACAGGCCGGCTGCCGGTTCACCGCACAGCTGGGGTCGATGCGCATCGCCGAGGAGATCGACGCGCTCGATGCCATCGCGATCCGTCCGATTCCGTATCTGGTCACCACGCGGCTGATGTCCGCGGTGGTCGCGGTGATCCCGCTCTATGCCCTCTGCCTGGCGGTCAGCTATCTGACCACCCAGGTGGTCGTGTTCCTGATCAGCGGCGGCTCGACCGGTTCCTATATGCATTACTTCACCCTCATGCTGTCCGGGCAGGACATCCTCTACTCGGTGCTGAAGGCGGTCATCTTCGTGTGGATCGCCTCCACCGTGCAGTGCTACTACGGGTTCTACGCCTCGGGCGGACCGGTGGGCGTGGGCGTGGCCGCCGGCCATGCCATGCGGGCCAGCATCACCGTGGTGGTCATCGTGAACATGCTGCTCACCATGGCGCTGTGGACGGTCGATTCAGGAGCGAGGTTCGGCGGCTAG
- a CDS encoding MlaD family protein — protein MGNSLETDGRGPSDQQLLGCGAAVLVVAALVSTVLLVKATGRLDARVPVVAALINVGDGLPQRSDVKYHGVLVGMVDDVVPAANGDPNFVHIDLKPEYAGSIPNTVTARVVPSNVFAVSSVQLVDHAGGPANGSSPGAAIAAGAQIPEDTELPTVLFQTTISKLRDVLAATGRGREDKTVGILAAVNAATENRRTELLNSGAQLNRLIDQLDAIVATEPGPTTVSALVDATRGLQQTAPDLLDALHKAVQPMQTLVEQRSQLTALINGGINTTDTTHTSLANHSDQLVKITSEMTPVVGELAQSSDNWVPAFVKLNQLSTKFFDNVWMPDHDFGNMRVNLSFTPSYTYTRADCPQYAGLKGPSCFTAPLVPTRPSLPDVLLPQNYQPPADLVPPQGTVVGPNGNLVAVGPPLVNPNPDLSDPNPPLPPWMPPSGPVPGTANPALMPTPPPPVLLSPVAPVAPRPPNSPPAASVPGSAPGPAPAPAGPLLPAEAAPASFGGNVGPVGSPQERAALSVATGQPASVATQLLLGPVARGTTVSVSDSQAADLVPSGGPR, from the coding sequence ATGGGTAACTCGCTGGAAACCGACGGGCGTGGGCCGTCCGACCAACAGCTGCTCGGCTGTGGTGCCGCGGTTCTCGTTGTGGCAGCGCTGGTTTCGACGGTCCTGCTGGTGAAGGCGACCGGGCGTCTCGACGCCCGGGTGCCGGTGGTGGCCGCCCTGATCAATGTCGGCGACGGTTTGCCGCAGCGGTCCGACGTCAAATATCACGGCGTACTCGTCGGGATGGTCGACGATGTCGTCCCGGCCGCCAACGGCGATCCCAACTTCGTCCACATCGACCTCAAACCCGAATACGCGGGCTCCATTCCGAATACGGTGACCGCACGTGTGGTGCCCAGCAACGTCTTCGCGGTGTCGTCGGTGCAACTGGTCGACCACGCCGGCGGCCCGGCAAATGGTTCGAGTCCGGGCGCAGCGATCGCTGCCGGCGCCCAGATCCCCGAGGACACCGAACTGCCGACGGTGCTGTTCCAGACCACGATCAGCAAGCTGCGCGACGTGCTGGCCGCGACCGGACGCGGTCGCGAGGACAAGACGGTGGGCATCCTGGCCGCAGTGAACGCCGCGACCGAGAACCGTCGAACGGAATTGCTCAACAGCGGAGCGCAATTGAACCGACTGATCGATCAGCTCGACGCGATTGTGGCGACGGAACCGGGCCCGACGACCGTATCGGCACTTGTCGACGCCACGCGCGGCCTGCAGCAGACCGCGCCGGATCTGCTCGACGCACTGCACAAGGCCGTGCAGCCGATGCAGACACTCGTTGAGCAACGCTCACAGCTCACCGCACTGATCAACGGTGGCATCAACACGACGGACACCACTCACACCTCGTTGGCCAACCACTCCGACCAGTTGGTGAAGATCACCTCCGAAATGACTCCAGTGGTAGGGGAATTGGCCCAGTCCTCAGACAACTGGGTCCCGGCCTTCGTCAAGCTCAACCAGCTCTCCACCAAGTTCTTCGACAACGTGTGGATGCCCGATCATGACTTCGGCAATATGCGAGTGAATCTGTCGTTCACGCCGAGCTACACCTACACCCGAGCCGATTGCCCGCAATACGCCGGACTCAAGGGGCCCAGTTGCTTCACCGCACCACTGGTGCCGACCCGGCCGTCGCTGCCGGACGTATTGCTGCCGCAGAACTATCAACCGCCGGCCGATCTCGTGCCCCCGCAGGGCACCGTGGTGGGGCCGAACGGAAACCTGGTCGCGGTCGGTCCGCCGTTGGTGAACCCGAATCCTGACCTGTCCGACCCGAATCCGCCGCTGCCGCCGTGGATGCCGCCGTCCGGGCCGGTGCCGGGGACCGCGAATCCCGCGCTGATGCCGACGCCGCCCCCGCCGGTGCTGCTGTCGCCGGTCGCGCCGGTGGCACCCCGACCGCCCAACTCGCCGCCTGCAGCGTCGGTGCCAGGATCGGCCCCAGGGCCCGCACCAGCGCCCGCCGGCCCACTGCTGCCTGCCGAGGCCGCGCCGGCGTCCTTCGGCGGCAACGTCGGGCCGGTCGGTAGTCCGCAGGAACGCGCGGCGCTGAGCGTGGCAACCGGCCAGCCGGCCAGTGTCGCCACCCAATTGTTGCTCGGGCCGGTTGCTCGGGGTACGACGGTGTCGGTCTCGGACAGTCAGGCGGCAGACCTAGTTCCATCCGGGGGGCCTCGATGA
- a CDS encoding MCE family protein encodes MKYRGAMIGLSLFMVAALVLTWLVYVTLRRDVAGKTTPYAALFTDVFGLRDGDDVRMAGVRVGRVEKIELDGPLAKVSFVVQNDQQLLGTTVASVTYQNIVGQRYLGLSLGKVGEPGVLPAGAVIPVERTDPSFDVGTLLNGYEPLFSVLNPRDADNLTQGVISSLQGDNASIAALVDQTAQLTDSFAGRDEELGQVINDLNTVAQNLARHNDSLDRVITETRGIVSTFDARRPEMVESIGSISRVVRQLSTITDEVYPSLNELVTREPGFAQHMVSIEPQLAFTGANLPLLLKGFARITNEGAYANSYACDLNATGFFPGLNDVTPIIVDAATPGNKAAYSPRCRNMANG; translated from the coding sequence ATGAAATACCGCGGAGCAATGATCGGTCTGTCGCTGTTCATGGTGGCGGCGCTGGTTTTGACTTGGCTGGTGTACGTCACGCTGCGCCGTGACGTCGCAGGCAAGACCACCCCGTATGCCGCACTGTTCACCGATGTGTTCGGCCTACGCGACGGTGACGACGTCCGCATGGCCGGGGTTCGAGTCGGCCGCGTCGAGAAGATCGAACTGGACGGCCCGTTGGCGAAGGTGTCGTTCGTGGTGCAGAACGACCAGCAGTTGTTGGGCACCACTGTTGCATCGGTGACCTACCAGAACATCGTCGGCCAGCGCTATCTCGGGCTTTCGCTCGGCAAGGTGGGCGAACCGGGCGTGCTTCCCGCGGGTGCGGTCATCCCCGTCGAACGCACCGATCCCTCGTTCGACGTGGGCACCCTGCTCAACGGGTACGAACCCTTGTTCAGCGTGCTCAACCCGCGTGATGCCGACAACCTGACCCAGGGGGTGATCTCCTCGCTGCAGGGCGACAACGCCTCGATCGCTGCACTCGTCGATCAGACCGCGCAGTTGACCGATTCCTTTGCCGGGCGCGACGAGGAACTCGGTCAGGTGATCAACGACCTCAACACGGTGGCCCAGAACCTGGCCAGGCACAACGACAGCCTGGATCGGGTCATCACCGAAACCCGGGGAATAGTAAGTACTTTCGATGCTCGACGGCCGGAGATGGTGGAGTCGATAGGCTCCATCTCGCGAGTGGTCCGCCAATTGTCCACCATCACCGACGAGGTTTACCCCTCACTGAACGAACTCGTCACCCGTGAACCTGGCTTCGCCCAGCACATGGTCAGCATCGAGCCCCAGCTGGCATTCACCGGTGCGAACCTGCCGCTGTTGCTCAAGGGATTCGCCCGGATCACCAACGAAGGGGCCTACGCGAACTCCTATGCCTGCGACCTGAATGCGACGGGATTCTTCCCCGGGCTCAACGACGTGACACCGATCATCGTGGACGCCGCAACACCCGGGAACAAGGCCGCGTACAGCCCGAGATGCAGGAATATGGCCAATGGTTGA
- a CDS encoding MlaD family protein: MVEQQKKRRRPLESYSRTRLGIIAIMVVSALIGAMLIVKVADIGYRKYTAQFLQAAALKPGNPITVAGLPVGEVVSMKLAGDHVEAKLKVRKNIPLGKDSRAVIKITTILGSRYLSLQPAGEGALPNGNFDLTHTEVPYDLQEALADVTTTFEQVDSDKFAESLGILGHQLNGLPEIVPRALQNTHTLARIISARRDQLGTMLQTTEVVSNTLRRQQSTIGSLVNQGNDLVGEFVMRRASFQAMLASLTNLVETLSSIVIDDRPELEALLTNIRELSDMLGQHDDMLRSFLQTAPVTLRGLANATGTGNAADLNVSNGLLVDSWMCAISGRAKQFGMIEYLKDCK, encoded by the coding sequence ATGGTTGAGCAACAGAAGAAGCGGCGCAGGCCGCTGGAGAGCTATAGCCGAACCCGGCTCGGGATCATTGCGATCATGGTCGTCAGTGCCCTGATCGGGGCGATGCTGATCGTCAAGGTGGCCGATATCGGCTACCGCAAATACACCGCGCAATTCCTGCAGGCCGCCGCACTCAAGCCGGGCAACCCGATCACCGTAGCCGGGCTCCCGGTGGGCGAGGTGGTGAGCATGAAGCTGGCCGGCGACCATGTCGAGGCCAAACTCAAAGTGCGCAAGAACATTCCGCTGGGCAAGGACTCGCGGGCGGTCATCAAGATCACCACCATCTTGGGTTCCCGATACCTTTCGCTGCAGCCCGCCGGTGAGGGCGCACTACCCAACGGCAATTTTGACCTCACCCATACCGAGGTGCCCTACGATCTGCAGGAAGCGCTGGCAGACGTCACCACTACCTTTGAACAGGTCGACTCCGACAAGTTCGCCGAGTCGCTGGGCATCCTGGGGCACCAGCTCAACGGGCTACCCGAGATCGTGCCGCGGGCGCTGCAGAACACCCATACCTTGGCGCGGATCATCTCGGCCCGGCGTGATCAGCTGGGCACGATGTTGCAGACCACGGAGGTGGTCAGCAACACCCTGCGCCGCCAGCAGTCGACCATCGGCAGCCTCGTCAACCAGGGCAACGATCTGGTCGGCGAGTTCGTCATGCGCCGAGCTTCATTCCAGGCGATGCTGGCGTCCTTGACCAATCTCGTCGAGACCCTCAGCAGCATTGTCATCGACGACCGGCCCGAACTTGAGGCACTGCTCACCAACATTCGTGAGCTGTCGGACATGTTGGGACAGCATGACGACATGCTGCGCAGTTTCCTGCAAACCGCTCCGGTGACCCTGCGCGGGCTCGCCAACGCCACGGGCACCGGCAACGCGGCGGACCTCAACGTCAGCAACGGTCTGTTGGTCGACTCTTGGATGTGTGCGATCAGCGGGCGTGCCAAGCAGTTCGGCATGATCGAATACCTCAAGGACTGCAAATGA
- a CDS encoding MCE family protein — translation MSRSRNRLLALVSVGVLALAAVAGAGWWYLKDLTNTITVTAQFDSAAGLYEGNTVAVLGMQVGKVTRIVPKGGYVEVEFTVDKDVQLPHDVQAVTVSNSILTDRQIELTPPYRGGPTLQNHATIGLNRTKTPVEFARVLDVLDKLSASLKGDGKGNGPIAEVVNASAAIADGNGQEMKDALGELSNALRLSADKGAVTRDQLTTIVRNLSSLFQAAANNDATLREFGSAVRQLSQILADENFGTGTTGKKLNQVVTQVGEVLQAHRDEIKQIVLNGNTATGTFVDHRRDLAELLDVAPMTLDNLYNIVDQNNGAARVHVLVDKVLFDSQTVKEVCNMMGLRQLGCSTGTVQDFGPDFGLTSVLDGMAAMGQK, via the coding sequence ATGAGCCGCAGCAGAAACAGACTCTTGGCGCTGGTGTCGGTGGGCGTGCTAGCCCTGGCCGCGGTGGCCGGCGCCGGCTGGTGGTATCTCAAGGACCTGACAAACACCATCACGGTGACCGCCCAGTTCGACAGTGCCGCAGGGCTTTATGAAGGCAATACGGTTGCGGTGCTCGGTATGCAGGTCGGGAAGGTCACCAGGATCGTCCCCAAGGGCGGGTATGTGGAGGTTGAGTTCACCGTCGACAAAGATGTGCAGCTTCCGCACGATGTCCAGGCCGTCACGGTGTCCAATTCGATCCTGACCGACCGACAGATCGAACTGACCCCGCCCTATCGCGGCGGACCGACGCTGCAGAACCACGCCACCATCGGGCTCAACCGCACCAAGACTCCGGTGGAATTCGCCCGGGTGCTCGACGTATTGGACAAGCTGTCGGCATCCCTGAAGGGTGACGGAAAGGGCAACGGGCCGATCGCCGAAGTTGTCAATGCCAGCGCAGCGATCGCCGATGGCAACGGCCAAGAGATGAAGGATGCCCTTGGTGAACTGTCCAATGCTCTGCGGCTGAGCGCCGACAAAGGCGCGGTGACCCGCGATCAACTCACCACCATCGTGCGCAATCTCAGCTCGCTGTTTCAGGCCGCGGCCAACAACGATGCCACCCTGCGTGAGTTCGGTTCTGCGGTCCGCCAACTCAGCCAGATCCTGGCCGATGAGAATTTCGGCACCGGCACAACCGGCAAGAAGCTCAACCAGGTCGTCACCCAGGTTGGTGAGGTGCTGCAGGCCCACCGCGATGAGATCAAGCAGATCGTGCTCAACGGCAACACGGCTACCGGAACCTTTGTCGACCACCGGCGTGATCTGGCCGAGCTCCTCGACGTCGCCCCGATGACACTGGACAACCTCTACAACATCGTCGACCAGAACAACGGTGCGGCACGAGTGCACGTGCTGGTCGACAAGGTGTTGTTCGATTCGCAAACCGTCAAGGAGGTGTGCAACATGATGGGGCTGCGGCAACTGGGGTGCAGCACCGGGACGGTGCAGGATTTCGGACCGGACTTCGGGCTCACCTCTGTCCTCGACGGCATGGCGGCGATGGGGCAGAAATGA
- a CDS encoding MlaD family protein → MIKPVRKYVLPVVMTACLTISGCASEGLASLPLPAPGVGSGGYRLTAIFSNALNLPASAKVKLAGADVGEVDSMVAHDYTAVTTLRIMDGVRLPKGTTAELRSATPLGDVFVSVRPPTPVDPNAPLLKNGDVIGLDSTRAAATVESLLGSAAILVNGGAVRNFTNIINGLGKATGNQGEAFGTLISKTNHTLGTLNARSEELDTAMSETSKLLGQIDEKNQTVSELMDQAAPATQVLSEHTTQIADLIAQIGDTSEQLRKFPSIAGTDTSGRSVIADANKVAGAWNDVALAPDATLYALNRLMPPIVKSMPSNAWSTRASIDRLVLGSIPDIGFAGDPGLHGPKRYNWHQLVGSLQYTLLRLQERVVGRGPGVPQMPVIPSPTEPGEIVPAPAPAEAPR, encoded by the coding sequence ATGATCAAACCGGTGCGTAAATACGTTCTGCCTGTGGTGATGACGGCGTGCCTGACCATTTCGGGGTGTGCCTCCGAGGGCCTGGCCAGCCTGCCGCTGCCCGCGCCCGGGGTGGGCTCGGGCGGCTACCGGCTGACCGCGATATTCTCCAACGCGTTGAACCTGCCGGCCAGCGCCAAGGTGAAATTGGCCGGTGCCGACGTAGGCGAGGTCGATTCGATGGTGGCCCACGACTACACCGCGGTGACTACGCTGCGCATCATGGACGGTGTGCGCCTGCCAAAGGGCACCACCGCCGAATTGCGTTCGGCCACACCGCTCGGCGACGTGTTCGTCTCGGTTCGCCCACCCACCCCGGTTGATCCGAATGCTCCGCTGCTCAAGAACGGTGACGTCATCGGCCTGGATTCGACGCGGGCCGCTGCGACCGTCGAGTCGCTGCTGGGTTCGGCGGCGATTCTGGTCAACGGCGGTGCGGTACGCAACTTCACCAACATCATCAATGGACTGGGCAAGGCCACCGGCAATCAGGGCGAGGCTTTCGGCACCCTCATCTCCAAGACCAATCACACGCTCGGCACGCTCAACGCACGTTCCGAGGAACTGGACACCGCGATGTCGGAGACCTCGAAGCTGCTGGGTCAGATCGACGAGAAGAACCAGACCGTCAGCGAACTGATGGATCAGGCCGCCCCGGCCACCCAGGTCCTGTCCGAACACACCACACAGATCGCCGATCTCATCGCACAGATCGGTGACACCTCCGAGCAGCTGCGTAAGTTCCCGTCGATCGCCGGTACCGACACCAGCGGCCGCAGTGTGATCGCCGACGCCAACAAGGTCGCCGGAGCCTGGAACGATGTGGCCCTGGCTCCGGATGCCACCCTGTACGCGCTCAACCGGTTGATGCCGCCGATCGTGAAGAGCATGCCGAGCAATGCGTGGTCGACCAGAGCGAGCATCGACCGGTTGGTTCTCGGTTCGATTCCCGACATCGGGTTCGCCGGTGATCCCGGTTTGCACGGACCCAAGCGCTATAACTGGCATCAGCTGGTCGGCTCGCTGCAGTACACCTTGCTGCGGTTGCAAGAGCGGGTGGTGGGACGTGGGCCGGGCGTGCCGCAGATGCCGGTGATTCCGAGCCCGACAGAGCCCGGCGAGATTGTGCCGGCGCCCGCCCCTGCCGAGGCCCCACGATGA
- a CDS encoding MlaD family protein, translated as MIDSLANVVVRLVRFGYQRKAWLSAGALVMTLVVAAAYLMIGALRVKPFDSSYRITIELPESAGLLPNQDVTLRGVQVGRVERLDITPTGVKAVVNVSSAVPIPKSSDVRVSGLSPAGEQYIDFMANSSEGPFLSDGSVIGLGKATVPVSLAQLLADADGALAQVDVEKLKVIRKELSMSQAGPGKLADVIDGGTFLLSTLDSVLPETASILRTSRVVFSLAADKNAGIAVASQNLSSTFDGINRMRDGFRRLTNETPGALTSVDNLFADNSDTMVQLLGSLANTSQLLYLRVPALHALFPNYRTSVLDAIGSVMHDNGLWATGEIYPRYTCDYGTPRRPPSSADYPEPYMYTYCRDDHPGVLVRGAKNAPRPAGDDTAGPPPGADLGRTTDPTPRGRYSIPTPYGGPTLPIEPPR; from the coding sequence ATGATCGACTCGCTGGCGAATGTCGTGGTCCGGCTGGTCCGGTTCGGTTATCAACGAAAGGCCTGGCTATCAGCCGGTGCTCTGGTGATGACCTTGGTGGTGGCCGCTGCCTACCTGATGATCGGGGCGCTGCGGGTCAAACCGTTCGACTCCAGCTACCGCATCACCATCGAGTTGCCGGAATCGGCCGGCCTGCTGCCCAATCAGGACGTCACCTTGCGCGGCGTGCAGGTCGGGCGGGTGGAACGGCTGGATATCACGCCGACCGGCGTCAAGGCGGTCGTGAATGTGAGCTCGGCAGTGCCGATCCCGAAGTCCAGTGACGTCCGGGTGTCGGGGTTGTCCCCGGCCGGCGAGCAGTACATCGACTTCATGGCGAATTCGAGTGAGGGGCCGTTCCTGTCCGACGGCAGTGTGATCGGCCTGGGCAAGGCCACGGTGCCGGTCAGTCTGGCTCAGCTGCTGGCTGACGCCGACGGCGCGCTGGCCCAGGTCGACGTCGAGAAACTCAAGGTGATCCGCAAAGAACTGAGCATGTCGCAGGCCGGCCCCGGCAAGCTCGCCGATGTCATCGACGGCGGCACGTTCCTGCTGTCGACGCTGGACTCGGTGCTGCCCGAGACTGCGAGCATATTGCGCACCAGCCGAGTGGTTTTCAGCCTGGCCGCAGACAAGAACGCCGGCATCGCGGTGGCCTCGCAGAACTTGAGCTCCACGTTCGACGGGATCAACCGGATGCGCGACGGCTTCCGCCGGCTGACGAACGAGACTCCCGGAGCCCTGACCTCGGTCGACAACCTGTTCGCCGACAACTCCGACACCATGGTGCAGCTTCTCGGAAGTCTGGCCAACACATCGCAACTGCTGTATCTGCGGGTGCCCGCGCTGCATGCCTTGTTCCCGAACTACCGCACCTCGGTACTCGATGCGATCGGCAGTGTCATGCATGACAACGGGCTGTGGGCCACCGGCGAAATCTACCCGCGCTACACCTGCGACTACGGGACACCGCGCCGGCCACCATCGTCAGCCGACTACCCAGAGCCCTACATGTACACCTACTGCCGTGACGACCATCCCGGTGTCCTCGTCCGCGGCGCCAAGAATGCGCCGCGCCCGGCCGGCGACGATACCGCCGGGCCCCCACCCGGTGCGGACCTGGGGCGCACCACCGACCCGACGCCCAGAGGGCGCTACTCGATTCCGACTCCCTACGGCGGCCCGACCCTGCCGATCGAACCGCCCCGCTAA
- a CDS encoding DUF3329 domain-containing protein, whose amino-acid sequence MTVTVTADKHTDEEKAETVDDAIGIEETAEETVESEADDAKDIDNDESETESESKADAEEAAEPEPESEGKTRGWRRPVLVGAVAVVFVASLALSGFLGWQLWQTKQVAQAGQQAQDAAVNYAQILTSIDSNKVDENFNQVLAGATGEFKDMYSQSSVQLRQLLIDNKATAHGVVVQSAVQSASKDKVVVLLFVDQSVANSTVPDPRIDRSRIKMTMEKVDGQWRASKVELP is encoded by the coding sequence ATGACGGTGACCGTGACAGCTGACAAGCACACCGATGAAGAGAAGGCCGAAACCGTCGACGACGCAATCGGTATCGAAGAGACGGCCGAAGAGACTGTCGAGTCGGAGGCCGACGACGCCAAGGACATAGACAACGACGAGTCCGAGACCGAATCCGAGTCGAAGGCCGACGCCGAAGAGGCGGCAGAGCCCGAGCCTGAGTCGGAGGGCAAGACACGGGGCTGGCGTCGCCCGGTACTCGTCGGCGCGGTTGCCGTCGTCTTTGTTGCCTCCCTGGCACTTTCCGGTTTCCTCGGCTGGCAGCTGTGGCAGACCAAGCAGGTCGCACAGGCCGGTCAGCAGGCACAGGATGCCGCGGTCAACTATGCCCAGATCTTGACGAGTATCGACTCCAACAAGGTCGACGAGAACTTCAACCAGGTGCTGGCCGGTGCCACCGGCGAGTTCAAGGACATGTACTCGCAGTCCAGTGTCCAACTGCGCCAGTTGCTCATCGACAACAAGGCCACCGCTCACGGCGTCGTCGTGCAATCGGCGGTGCAGTCGGCGAGCAAGGACAAGGTCGTCGTGTTGTTGTTCGTCGACCAGTCGGTGGCCAACAGCACCGTGCCCGATCCACGGATCGACCGCAGCCGCATCAAGATGACGATGGAGAAGGTCGACGGGCAGTGGCGGGCAAGCAAAGTGGAACTTCCCTGA